A single genomic interval of Polaribacter vadi harbors:
- the pdhA gene encoding pyruvate dehydrogenase (acetyl-transferring) E1 component subunit alpha: MKEITKQTYLDWYKDMLFWRKFEDKLASVYIQQKVRGFLHLYNGQEAILAGALHAMDLSKDKMITAYRNHVQPIGMGEDPKKVMAELYGKATGTSKGMGGSMHIFSKEFRFYGGHGIVGGQIPLGAGLAFADKYKGNDAVTLCCFGDGAARQGSLHEAFNMAMLWKLPVIFIVENNGYAMGTSVARTANHTDIWKLGLGYEMPCGPVDAMNPIKVAEAVDEAIERARRGDGPTFLEMKTYRYRGHSMSDAQHYRTKDEVEEYKKIDPITQIKEVILEKGYATEEEIASMDKEVKAKVKECEKFAEDSPYPETQQMYDMVYEQEDYPFIK; the protein is encoded by the coding sequence ATGAAAGAAATCACCAAACAAACCTATTTAGATTGGTACAAAGACATGCTTTTTTGGCGTAAGTTCGAAGATAAATTAGCATCTGTTTACATTCAGCAAAAAGTAAGAGGTTTCTTGCACTTGTATAATGGGCAAGAAGCTATTTTAGCAGGTGCTTTGCATGCTATGGATTTATCGAAAGATAAAATGATTACAGCATACAGAAACCATGTACAGCCAATTGGTATGGGCGAAGATCCTAAAAAAGTTATGGCAGAATTGTATGGTAAAGCTACAGGTACCTCAAAAGGTATGGGTGGTTCTATGCATATTTTCTCTAAAGAATTTCGTTTTTATGGAGGTCATGGAATTGTTGGTGGTCAAATTCCTTTAGGTGCTGGTTTAGCTTTTGCTGATAAGTATAAAGGTAATGATGCTGTAACATTATGTTGTTTTGGTGATGGTGCTGCAAGACAAGGATCTTTGCACGAAGCTTTTAACATGGCAATGTTATGGAAATTACCAGTAATTTTTATTGTTGAAAATAACGGTTATGCAATGGGAACTTCTGTTGCTAGAACTGCAAATCATACAGATATTTGGAAACTTGGTTTAGGATATGAAATGCCTTGTGGACCTGTAGATGCTATGAACCCAATTAAAGTTGCAGAAGCTGTAGACGAAGCTATTGAAAGAGCAAGACGTGGAGATGGACCAACTTTCTTAGAAATGAAAACATACAGATATAGAGGTCACTCAATGTCTGATGCACAACATTATAGAACTAAGGACGAAGTTGAAGAATACAAGAAAATAGACCCAATTACCCAAATAAAAGAAGTTATTTTAGAAAAAGGGTATGCTACAGAAGAAGAAATTGCTTCTATGGATAAAGAAGTGAAGGCGAAAGTAAAAGAATGCGAAAAGTTCGCAGAAGATTCTCCATATCCTGAAACTCAACAGATGTATGATATGGTTTATGAACAAGAAGATTATCCTTTTATAAAATAA